From the Toxoplasma gondii ME49 chromosome VIIa, whole genome shotgun sequence genome, one window contains:
- a CDS encoding eIF2 kinase IF2K-C (encoded by transcript TGME49_204090~Gene product name based on ToxoDB Community Expert Annotation.): MADILLAWWWPLAAFWIFHVQKLNYEEADEQQYTWVFRSHCSCSCSQGSSVPLLADLFVRVVPPPRAWGLRLGFLIRHFHLFQLLVYMQALYCFLLHLDSVLFPTSMPASSPTREQPPDTPRLVLHEMHAESFVSSPSRGDAPTTEH, translated from the exons ATGGCTGACATCCTGTTGGCTTGGTGGTGGCCGCTGGCCGCCTTTTGGATCTTTCATGTACAAAAATTGAATtacgaagaagcagacgagcaGCAGTACACTTGGGTGTTTCGGTCACATTGCAGTTGCTCGTGCTCGCAGGGTTCCAGCGTTCCCCTGCTGGCTGATCTGTTTGTTCGTGTGGTCCCGCCACCGCGAGCTTGGGGGTTGAGACTCGGCTTTCTCATTCGCCATTTTCATCTTTTTCAGCTGCTCGTTTATATGCAGGCTCTTTATTGTTTTTTATTGCATCTTGACAGCGTCTTGTTTCCGACGTCTATGCCAGCCAGCAGTCCCACGCGAGAGCAGCCGCCAGACACTCCGCGACTTGTTCTGCACGAGATGCACGCAGAAAGCT TTGTTTCGTCCCCCTCTCGCGGAGACGCTCCGACCACCGAACACTGA